One Streptomyces mobaraensis NBRC 13819 = DSM 40847 DNA segment encodes these proteins:
- a CDS encoding GMC oxidoreductase, which produces MAQFDYDVIVVGSGFGGAVAALRLSEKGYRVGVLEAGRRFTRDSLPKTSWDLRNFLWAPALGLYGIQRIHLLGHVMVLAGAGVGGGSLNYGNTLYVPPPSFFTDPQWADITDWRKELEPYYEQARRMLGVRLNPTTTPSDVHLKAAADRMGYGHTFQAAPVGVFFGDGRDGEGNAPVAPGTEVPDPYFGGAGPARTACTECGECMTGCRRGAKNTLNENYLHLAERAGAVIHPLTKVVALSELRDGGCRVVTVPTDRRRAAPPRVLRAEHVVVAAGTYGTQTLLHTMRDRGLLPRLSPRLGHLTRTNSEALFGAQTTDRRYRAVHGTGVDFTRGVAITSSAYPNDNTHIEPVRYGKGSNAMGFLSIPLVPLAGRAVPRVLGFAATCARHPTVLLRSFSKRRWSERTIIGLVMQSVDNSLTTYRRRRGPGKGLLTARQGHGAPNPVQIPEAVEAATRIAEEIGGFAGSNVGELMGTPLTAHFLGGCTIGSGPDRGVIDPYHRVYGHPSISVVDGSAVTANLGVNPSLTITAQAERAMSFWPNKGEADPRPEQGGAYERVAAVEPREPAVPKDAFGALRLPFLPVPPVPRAPRE; this is translated from the coding sequence GTGGCACAGTTCGACTACGACGTCATCGTCGTGGGATCCGGTTTCGGCGGCGCGGTGGCGGCCCTCCGGCTGTCGGAGAAGGGCTACCGCGTCGGGGTGCTGGAGGCCGGCCGGCGCTTCACCCGCGACTCCCTGCCGAAGACGTCCTGGGACCTGCGGAACTTCCTGTGGGCACCGGCCCTCGGCCTCTACGGCATCCAGCGCATCCATCTGCTGGGCCACGTCATGGTCCTCGCGGGCGCCGGCGTCGGCGGCGGCTCGCTCAACTACGGCAACACCCTCTACGTTCCGCCGCCGTCGTTCTTCACCGACCCGCAGTGGGCGGACATCACCGACTGGCGCAAGGAGTTGGAGCCATACTACGAGCAGGCGCGACGAATGCTCGGCGTCCGGCTCAACCCGACGACGACGCCGTCCGACGTCCACCTCAAGGCCGCCGCGGACCGGATGGGCTACGGCCACACCTTCCAGGCCGCCCCGGTCGGCGTCTTCTTCGGCGACGGGCGGGACGGGGAGGGCAACGCCCCGGTCGCGCCCGGGACCGAGGTGCCCGACCCCTACTTCGGCGGCGCCGGGCCGGCGCGCACCGCCTGCACCGAGTGCGGCGAGTGCATGACCGGCTGCCGGCGCGGCGCGAAGAACACCCTCAACGAGAACTACCTCCACCTCGCCGAACGGGCCGGCGCCGTGATCCACCCGCTGACCAAGGTGGTGGCGCTGAGCGAACTCCGCGACGGCGGCTGCCGCGTGGTCACCGTCCCCACCGACCGGCGGCGCGCCGCCCCGCCCCGGGTGCTGCGCGCGGAACACGTGGTGGTCGCCGCCGGCACGTACGGCACCCAAACCCTGCTGCACACCATGCGCGACCGCGGCCTGCTGCCCCGGCTCTCGCCCCGCCTCGGCCACTTGACCAGGACGAACTCCGAGGCGCTGTTCGGCGCGCAGACCACCGACCGCCGCTACCGCGCGGTGCACGGCACCGGCGTCGACTTCACCCGCGGCGTGGCCATCACCTCGTCGGCGTACCCCAACGACAACACGCACATCGAGCCCGTCCGCTACGGCAAGGGGTCGAACGCGATGGGCTTCCTGTCGATCCCGCTGGTCCCGCTCGCCGGCCGGGCGGTACCGCGCGTCCTGGGCTTCGCCGCGACCTGCGCGCGGCACCCGACGGTCCTGCTGCGGTCGTTCTCCAAGCGGCGCTGGTCCGAGCGGACCATCATCGGCCTGGTGATGCAGTCCGTGGACAACTCCCTCACCACGTACCGCCGCAGGAGGGGGCCGGGGAAGGGGCTGCTGACCGCGCGGCAGGGGCACGGCGCGCCCAACCCGGTGCAGATCCCGGAGGCGGTGGAGGCGGCGACCAGGATCGCCGAGGAGATCGGCGGGTTCGCCGGCAGCAACGTGGGCGAGCTCATGGGCACCCCGCTGACGGCCCACTTCCTGGGCGGCTGCACGATCGGTTCCGGTCCCGACCGGGGCGTGATCGATCCGTACCACCGCGTCTACGGTCATCCGTCGATCTCGGTGGTCGACGGCTCCGCGGTCACCGCGAACCTCGGCGTCAACCCGTCGCTGACCATCACGGCCCAGGCCGAGCGGGCCATGTCCTTCTGGCCCAACAAGGGCGAGGCCGACCCGCGGCCCGAGCAGGGCGGCGCGTACGAGCGGGTGGCCGCCGTGGAACCGCGCGAACCGGCGGTGCCGAAGGACGCGTTCGGGGCGCTGCGGCTGCCGTTCCTGCCCGTCCCGCCGGTACCGCGCGCGCCCCGGGAGTGA
- a CDS encoding chorismate mutase: MTTTTAPVTPATTDTGARTDEAARLITGARERIDELDGRIIGLVQERMAVSEEIQRERIASGGRRVNLSREMEILTHYSDRLGKNGTVLAMTLLDLCRGRV, from the coding sequence ATGACCACGACCACCGCACCCGTCACCCCCGCCACCACCGACACCGGCGCCCGCACCGACGAGGCCGCCCGCCTGATCACCGGCGCCCGGGAGCGCATCGACGAACTCGACGGCAGGATCATCGGCCTCGTCCAGGAGCGGATGGCCGTCTCGGAGGAGATCCAGCGCGAGCGCATCGCCTCCGGCGGGCGCCGTGTCAACCTCTCCCGCGAGATGGAGATCCTCACCCACTACAGCGACCGGCTGGGGAAGAACGGCACCGTCCTCGCGATGACCCTGCTGGACCTCTGCCGGGGCCGCGTCTGA
- the guaA gene encoding glutamine-hydrolyzing GMP synthase, which yields MSAAPPPAAHDNTAEPVLVVDFGAQYAQLIARRVREARVYSEVVPSTTPVSEILARKPKAIILSGGPSSVYEEGAPTLDREIFEAGVPVFGMCYGFQLMATTLGGTVDNTGAREYGRTPLTVSRPSSTLFEGTPAEQPVWMSHGDACSAAPEGFTVTASTDLVPVAAFENDEKKLYGVQYHPEVMHSTHGQQVLEHFLYRGAGIEPTWTTGNVIEEQVAAIREQVGTKRAICGLSGGVDSAVAAALVQKAIGSQLTCVYVDHGLMRKGETEQVEKDFVAATGVKLKVVDAQERFLAALAGVSDPEEKRKIIGREFIRVFEQAQAEIVAEAPDDQPVEFLVQGTLYPDVVESGGGTGTANIKSHHNVGGLPEDLEFKLVEPLRQLFKDEVRMVGKELGLPDEIVQRQPFPGPGLGIRIVGEVTKERLDLLREADAIAREELTAAGLDREIWQCPVVLLADVRSVGVQGDGRTYGHPIVLRPVSSEDAMTADWSRLPYETLAKISTRITNEVRDVNRVVLDVTSKPPGTIEWE from the coding sequence GTGTCAGCAGCACCACCCCCCGCCGCCCACGACAACACCGCGGAGCCGGTCCTCGTCGTCGACTTCGGCGCGCAGTACGCCCAGCTCATCGCCCGCCGCGTCCGTGAGGCGCGGGTCTACAGCGAGGTCGTCCCGTCCACCACTCCGGTGTCCGAGATCCTGGCCCGCAAGCCGAAGGCGATCATCCTCTCCGGCGGCCCCTCGTCCGTCTACGAAGAGGGCGCCCCGACGCTCGACCGCGAGATCTTCGAGGCCGGCGTCCCCGTCTTCGGCATGTGCTACGGCTTCCAGCTGATGGCCACGACCCTCGGCGGCACGGTCGACAACACCGGCGCCCGCGAGTACGGCCGCACCCCGCTGACCGTCTCCCGGCCGTCCTCCACCCTCTTCGAGGGCACCCCGGCCGAGCAGCCGGTGTGGATGTCGCACGGCGACGCCTGCTCCGCCGCGCCCGAGGGCTTCACCGTCACCGCGTCCACGGACCTGGTGCCGGTCGCCGCCTTCGAGAACGACGAGAAGAAGCTGTACGGCGTGCAGTACCACCCCGAGGTGATGCACTCCACGCACGGCCAGCAGGTCCTGGAGCACTTCCTCTACCGGGGCGCGGGCATCGAGCCCACCTGGACCACGGGCAATGTGATCGAGGAGCAGGTCGCGGCCATCCGCGAGCAGGTCGGCACCAAGCGCGCCATCTGCGGCCTGTCCGGCGGTGTGGACTCCGCGGTCGCCGCGGCCCTCGTCCAGAAGGCCATCGGCTCCCAGCTGACCTGCGTCTACGTCGACCACGGGCTGATGCGCAAGGGCGAGACCGAGCAGGTCGAGAAGGACTTCGTCGCCGCGACCGGCGTCAAGCTGAAGGTCGTGGACGCGCAGGAGCGCTTCCTGGCCGCCCTCGCCGGCGTCTCCGACCCGGAGGAGAAGCGGAAGATCATCGGCCGGGAGTTCATCCGGGTCTTCGAGCAGGCCCAGGCCGAGATCGTCGCCGAGGCCCCGGACGACCAGCCCGTCGAGTTCCTGGTCCAGGGCACGCTCTACCCCGACGTCGTCGAGTCCGGCGGCGGCACGGGCACCGCGAACATCAAGTCCCACCACAACGTGGGCGGCCTCCCCGAGGACCTGGAGTTCAAGCTCGTCGAGCCGCTGCGCCAGCTGTTCAAGGACGAGGTCCGCATGGTCGGCAAGGAGCTCGGCCTCCCGGACGAGATCGTCCAGCGCCAGCCGTTCCCGGGCCCCGGCCTCGGCATCCGCATCGTCGGCGAGGTCACCAAGGAGCGCCTCGACCTGCTGCGCGAGGCCGACGCCATCGCCCGCGAGGAGCTGACGGCCGCCGGTCTCGACCGTGAGATCTGGCAGTGCCCCGTGGTCCTGCTGGCCGACGTCCGCTCGGTGGGCGTCCAGGGCGACGGCCGCACCTACGGCCACCCGATCGTGCTCCGCCCGGTCTCCTCCGAGGACGCGATGACCGCCGACTGGTCGCGCCTGCCCTACGAGACCCTGGCGAAGATCTCCACCCGCATCACCAACGAGGTGCGCGACGTCAACCGCGTCGTCCTCGACGTGACCAGCAAGCCGCCGGGGACGATCGAGTGGGAGTGA
- a CDS encoding DoxX family protein — MTLLGRGETLSGGTGRRPSASLYALLPLRLFLGVTFLYAGLDKLTDGAFLASDGPGSLGELMRSCRDSAGAPWLVDLGLHSPVGFGWAIGLGEVAVGAATLLGLFARVAAAGGALISLCLWLTVSWSSTPYYYGNDLVYLMAWLPLAIAGAPLLSLDAVRPRRRARARRGALFT; from the coding sequence ATGACACTCCTGGGACGAGGGGAAACGTTGAGCGGCGGTACGGGACGACGTCCTTCGGCCTCGCTGTACGCGCTGCTGCCGCTGCGGCTGTTCCTCGGCGTCACCTTCCTCTACGCGGGGCTCGACAAGCTCACCGACGGGGCGTTCCTCGCGAGCGACGGCCCTGGCTCGCTCGGGGAGCTGATGCGCTCCTGCCGGGACAGCGCCGGCGCTCCCTGGCTCGTCGACCTGGGGCTGCACAGCCCGGTCGGCTTCGGCTGGGCGATCGGGCTCGGAGAGGTGGCCGTGGGCGCGGCCACGCTGCTCGGACTCTTCGCCCGCGTGGCGGCGGCCGGCGGCGCACTGATCTCGCTCTGCCTCTGGCTGACGGTCAGTTGGTCCTCGACCCCCTACTACTACGGCAACGACCTCGTCTATCTGATGGCCTGGCTCCCGCTGGCCATCGCGGGGGCTCCCCTGCTGTCCCTGGACGCCGTGCGCCCCCGCCGCCGGGCCCGCGCCCGGCGGGGCGCCTTGTTCACTTGA
- a CDS encoding PspC domain-containing protein — translation MTDAPPAENPQHRDAPPAASGPPLRRSRDHKVLSGVCGGLGRFFDLDPVIFRVVLGVLAVTGGFGLIVYGFAWLLIPLEGEEENEGRRMLSGRVDGPALTAVLCALVGCGLFLSMLNNSGAMSFSLLLTVALVGTAYWSQRRRTPDAGEEAASVPGAGRPAKAQVDAPPETQAPPPPAVPSWWRDPVLHVEVAGLPYHGTGYLWGPDDDGGPADATARREARPERPARDGRQLGGWTALLALVAFSAGTALTWHGRPLGTSLETGLACALAVYGLGIAVSSRYGRTGGGTVTAAVLTGLLLMGAAALPKSVTTEWRRVTWRPASAAELRPAYEVGTGVGTLDLSHLSWPAGGQGAKPLATRAEAGAGRLTVVIPDDVTAKLTMEVGIGYIKLPGSGRDDVDVKPRQNKRVTVDPLPGHASRGTLELRLKAGIGEVEVTRATP, via the coding sequence ATGACCGACGCACCGCCCGCCGAGAACCCGCAGCACCGGGACGCGCCACCCGCCGCGTCCGGGCCCCCGCTGCGGCGCAGCCGCGACCACAAGGTGCTCTCCGGCGTGTGCGGGGGGCTGGGCCGCTTCTTCGACCTGGACCCGGTGATCTTCCGGGTGGTCCTCGGGGTCCTGGCGGTCACCGGCGGCTTCGGGCTGATCGTGTACGGCTTCGCGTGGCTGCTGATCCCCCTGGAGGGCGAGGAGGAGAACGAGGGGCGCCGGATGCTGTCGGGCCGGGTGGACGGCCCGGCGCTGACGGCAGTGCTGTGCGCGCTGGTGGGCTGCGGACTGTTCCTGTCCATGCTCAACAACAGCGGTGCCATGTCGTTCTCCCTGCTGCTGACCGTGGCCCTGGTGGGGACGGCGTACTGGTCGCAGCGGCGCCGGACGCCCGACGCCGGCGAGGAGGCGGCCTCGGTGCCGGGCGCCGGGAGGCCGGCGAAGGCGCAGGTGGACGCGCCGCCCGAGACCCAGGCGCCCCCGCCGCCGGCCGTACCGTCGTGGTGGCGGGATCCGGTCCTCCACGTGGAGGTGGCCGGCCTGCCGTACCACGGCACCGGTTATCTGTGGGGGCCGGACGACGACGGCGGCCCGGCCGACGCCACGGCCCGGCGGGAGGCGCGGCCGGAGCGCCCGGCGCGGGACGGGCGGCAGCTCGGCGGCTGGACGGCCCTGCTGGCCCTCGTGGCGTTCTCGGCCGGCACGGCCCTCACCTGGCACGGGCGGCCCCTGGGCACCTCCTTGGAGACGGGTCTGGCATGCGCGCTGGCCGTCTACGGGCTGGGCATAGCCGTCAGCTCCCGCTACGGCCGCACCGGCGGCGGGACGGTCACCGCGGCCGTGCTGACCGGGCTGCTGCTGATGGGGGCGGCCGCCCTGCCGAAGTCGGTCACCACGGAGTGGCGCCGGGTGACCTGGCGGCCGGCGAGCGCGGCGGAGCTCCGGCCCGCGTACGAGGTCGGCACGGGCGTGGGCACCCTCGACCTGTCCCACCTCTCCTGGCCGGCGGGCGGGCAGGGCGCGAAGCCCCTGGCCACCCGCGCCGAGGCGGGTGCCGGACGGCTGACGGTCGTCATCCCCGACGACGTCACGGCGAAGCTGACGATGGAGGTGGGGATCGGATACATCAAGCTGCCCGGCAGCGGCCGTGACGACGTGGACGTCAAACCCCGCCAGAACAAGCGGGTGACCGTGGACCCGCTGCCGGGGCACGCCTCGCGCGGCACGCTGGAGCTGCGGCTGAAGGCAGGTATCGGTGAGGTGGAGGTGACCCGTGCGACGCCATGA
- a CDS encoding serine/threonine-protein kinase: MSESVSGAPGGVPGPASGRLLAGRYRLLRRIGRGGMGTVWLAEDELLGRRVAVKQLHVPHGLDEEDLATLYERTRREARSAARISHPNVVVVHDVVEDDEGLPCIVMEHVPSKTLGEVLKQGPLAPEEAARIGRGMIAALRAAHAADVLHRDVKPGNVLLGDDGRVVLTDFGIAHLAGNSTLTKTGEMVGSIDYIAPERVRGARPGPASDLWALGATLYEAVEGRTPYQRPTPVETAYAIAVDPLEPPLRAGSLTRLIETLLSRDPDLRPPADLVEQILREPAAEPGTARHPAPGADGFERSEATTAVTPPHAAPAAEPSAPVPGTVPAPDATPASAPVPAPDPVPVADLAPAPGRRPTAPTAVAPAQPAPPAPAFVSAPTSASAGRPVTERPSGGRRRIVKWVAVAVVPGIVAAVAAFFLLPGEKKDDAAPPAPEHSSSSPAPTPTPSSPPPVPPGYRLVTEKDLGVAFPVPKGWSRKEKSAVEVDYIDPTGLVDLKVNVLDLANPDPLNHWQDVEQQVRTKVDAYRRLRMQATAYRGDPAAVWEFVFKGRVREFRAIDLGFGRAGGDEYAVYLSAPSADWDRHRPVFDAVRDGFRVLPR; encoded by the coding sequence GTGTCCGAGTCAGTGTCCGGTGCGCCGGGCGGGGTGCCCGGCCCGGCCTCCGGCCGCCTGCTCGCCGGCCGGTACCGGCTGCTCCGGCGCATCGGCCGCGGCGGCATGGGCACCGTGTGGCTCGCCGAGGACGAACTGCTGGGCCGCCGCGTCGCGGTCAAACAGCTCCACGTGCCCCACGGGCTGGACGAGGAGGACCTCGCCACCCTCTACGAGCGGACCCGCCGGGAGGCGCGCAGCGCGGCGCGGATCAGCCACCCGAACGTGGTCGTCGTCCACGACGTGGTCGAGGACGACGAGGGGCTGCCGTGCATCGTGATGGAGCACGTGCCGTCGAAGACCCTCGGCGAGGTGCTGAAACAGGGGCCTCTGGCGCCGGAGGAGGCGGCCCGGATCGGACGCGGGATGATCGCCGCGCTGCGCGCCGCCCACGCGGCCGACGTCCTGCACCGCGACGTCAAGCCGGGGAACGTGCTGCTCGGCGACGACGGCCGGGTCGTGCTCACCGACTTCGGCATCGCGCACCTGGCCGGGAACTCCACCCTCACCAAGACCGGCGAGATGGTCGGTTCGATCGACTACATCGCCCCCGAGCGCGTCCGGGGCGCCCGGCCGGGCCCGGCCTCGGACCTGTGGGCGCTGGGCGCCACGCTGTACGAGGCGGTCGAGGGCCGGACGCCGTACCAGCGGCCCACGCCCGTCGAGACGGCGTACGCCATCGCCGTGGACCCGTTGGAACCCCCGTTGCGCGCCGGGTCGCTGACCCGGTTGATCGAGACCCTGCTGTCCCGGGACCCGGACCTGAGGCCCCCCGCCGACCTGGTCGAGCAGATCCTGCGCGAGCCGGCCGCCGAGCCGGGGACGGCCCGTCACCCCGCGCCGGGAGCGGACGGGTTCGAGCGGTCCGAGGCCACCACCGCCGTGACGCCGCCCCACGCCGCACCCGCCGCGGAGCCGTCCGCTCCGGTGCCGGGTACGGTTCCGGCGCCGGATGCCACGCCGGCATCGGCCCCTGTCCCGGCACCGGATCCCGTTCCCGTAGCGGATCTCGCGCCGGCTCCCGGTCGGCGGCCGACCGCGCCCACCGCCGTCGCGCCCGCTCAGCCCGCACCACCCGCGCCCGCTTTCGTTTCCGCCCCCACTTCCGCTTCCGCCGGGCGGCCGGTGACCGAGCGCCCGTCCGGCGGGCGGCGGCGGATCGTCAAGTGGGTGGCGGTGGCGGTCGTTCCGGGGATCGTGGCCGCGGTCGCCGCCTTCTTCCTCCTTCCGGGGGAGAAGAAGGACGACGCCGCGCCGCCGGCGCCGGAACACTCGTCGTCCTCGCCGGCACCCACGCCCACCCCCTCCTCGCCGCCGCCCGTACCGCCCGGCTACCGCTTGGTGACCGAGAAGGACCTCGGGGTCGCCTTCCCCGTGCCGAAGGGCTGGAGCCGGAAGGAGAAGTCGGCCGTCGAGGTGGACTACATCGACCCCACCGGCCTCGTCGACCTCAAGGTCAACGTCCTGGACCTGGCGAACCCCGATCCGCTGAACCACTGGCAGGACGTCGAACAGCAGGTGAGGACGAAGGTCGACGCCTACCGGCGGCTGCGCATGCAGGCCACCGCCTACCGGGGCGACCCGGCCGCCGTCTGGGAGTTCGTCTTCAAGGGCCGCGTCCGCGAGTTCCGCGCCATCGACCTGGGCTTCGGCCGCGCCGGCGGCGACGAGTACGCCGTGTACCTCTCCGCGCCCTCGGCCGACTGGGACCGCCATCGACCGGTCTTCGACGCGGTCCGGGACGGGTTCCGGGTGCTCCCGCGCTGA
- a CDS encoding PspC domain-containing protein: MTGASTTQPRAGGAYAPAAPDPVPLRKLYRSAEGRMLGGVARGLAGHLGVPVSWVRLVFLALLMAQGMGALLYAVFWFVVPLGVGGVEARRPDEEVAPDGRRHLFARKPDRGQVFAFIALIVGAAIFLDRLHLGRANVYVWPLVLIGAGVALVWRQADNARRAHWVEVSRRKRVLPLARGAAGVLLVGAGVTGIVVLQGSAEHLGTVLQASLAVLVGIALLAGPSVVRMTQDLSAERTMRIRAQERAEVAAHVHDSVLHTLTLIQRNAEDSREVARLARAQERELRAWLYNPEGHGKDESDEPETLAEAVRANAAEVEDHHGVPLEVVVVGDCPLDERLRAQMQAAREAMVNAAKYGGEGGAVQVYAEVEGRTVFVSVRDRGPGFDPDAVPDDRMGVRESIIGRMQRNGGTARLRSVPDGGTEVELEMERAEETS; the protein is encoded by the coding sequence ATGACCGGCGCATCGACGACGCAGCCCCGAGCCGGCGGTGCCTACGCGCCCGCCGCCCCCGACCCCGTGCCCCTGCGCAAGCTCTACCGCAGCGCCGAGGGCCGGATGCTCGGCGGCGTGGCGCGCGGCCTCGCCGGTCACCTGGGGGTGCCGGTCTCCTGGGTGCGGCTGGTCTTCCTCGCCCTGCTCATGGCCCAGGGCATGGGCGCGCTGCTCTACGCGGTCTTCTGGTTCGTCGTGCCGCTGGGTGTGGGCGGTGTCGAGGCACGCCGGCCGGACGAGGAGGTGGCGCCGGACGGCCGGAGGCACCTGTTCGCCCGCAAGCCGGACCGGGGGCAGGTCTTCGCGTTCATCGCGCTCATCGTGGGCGCCGCGATCTTCTTGGACCGGCTGCACCTCGGCCGCGCCAATGTCTACGTCTGGCCGCTGGTCCTGATCGGAGCCGGTGTCGCCCTGGTGTGGCGGCAGGCGGACAACGCCCGGCGGGCCCACTGGGTGGAGGTGAGCCGGCGCAAGCGGGTCCTGCCGCTCGCCCGGGGCGCGGCCGGCGTCCTGCTGGTCGGCGCCGGGGTGACCGGCATCGTCGTGCTCCAGGGCTCCGCCGAGCATCTGGGCACCGTGCTGCAGGCGTCGCTCGCGGTCCTGGTCGGCATAGCCCTGCTGGCGGGTCCGTCCGTCGTGCGTATGACGCAGGATCTCTCCGCCGAGCGCACCATGCGCATCCGCGCCCAGGAACGGGCCGAAGTCGCCGCGCACGTCCATGACTCGGTCCTGCATACGCTCACTCTGATCCAGCGCAACGCGGAGGACTCCAGGGAGGTGGCCCGCCTCGCCCGGGCCCAGGAGCGCGAGTTGCGGGCCTGGCTCTACAACCCCGAGGGCCACGGCAAGGACGAGTCCGACGAGCCCGAGACCCTGGCGGAGGCCGTACGCGCCAACGCCGCCGAGGTCGAGGACCACCACGGCGTCCCCCTGGAGGTGGTCGTGGTCGGCGACTGCCCGCTCGACGAACGCCTGCGGGCACAGATGCAGGCCGCGCGCGAGGCCATGGTCAACGCCGCGAAATACGGTGGTGAGGGCGGGGCGGTTCAGGTCTACGCCGAGGTCGAAGGGCGTACGGTCTTCGTCTCGGTGCGCGACAGGGGACCGGGCTTCGACCCGGACGCCGTGCCCGACGACCGGATGGGGGTCCGGGAGTCGATCATCGGCAGAATGCAGCGCAACGGTGGCACCGCGCGCCTGCGCTCCGTTCCCGACGGGGGGACGGAAGTGGAGCTGGAGATGGAGAGGGCGGAAGAGACATCATGA
- a CDS encoding LuxR C-terminal-related transcriptional regulator — MTNGTTTEPVDRRVRVVLVDDHRMFRTGVQAEIGVTDRTGVEVVGEAADVDQAVTVITASRPEVVLLDVHLPGGGGAEVLRRCAGMLASTEAPIRFLALSVSDAAEDVIGVIRGGARGYVTKTITGSDLIDAIFRVRDGDAVFSPRLAGFVLDAFSSTAAPPVDEDLDRLTQREREVLRLIARGYAYKEIAKQLFISVKTVESHVSAVLRKLQLSNRHELTRWATARRLV; from the coding sequence ATGACGAACGGGACGACGACCGAGCCGGTGGACCGGCGGGTCCGGGTGGTGCTGGTGGACGACCACCGGATGTTCCGCACCGGGGTGCAGGCCGAGATCGGGGTCACCGACCGTACGGGTGTCGAGGTCGTCGGCGAGGCCGCCGACGTCGATCAGGCCGTCACCGTCATCACCGCCTCCCGCCCCGAGGTCGTCCTGCTGGACGTGCACCTGCCCGGTGGCGGCGGGGCGGAGGTGCTGCGCCGCTGCGCCGGGATGCTCGCCTCGACCGAGGCGCCGATCCGGTTCCTCGCGCTGTCCGTGTCCGACGCCGCGGAGGACGTCATAGGAGTCATCCGTGGTGGCGCGCGGGGCTATGTGACCAAGACGATCACGGGCTCGGACCTGATCGACGCGATCTTCCGGGTGCGGGATGGGGACGCCGTGTTCTCCCCGCGGCTGGCCGGGTTCGTCCTCGACGCCTTCTCCTCCACCGCGGCCCCGCCCGTCGACGAGGACCTCGACCGGCTCACCCAGCGTGAGCGCGAGGTACTGCGGCTGATCGCGCGGGGCTACGCCTACAAGGAGATCGCCAAGCAGCTGTTCATCTCCGTGAAGACCGTCGAGTCCCATGTCTCGGCCGTGCTGCGCAAGCTCCAGCTGTCCAACCGGCACGAGCTGACGCGGTGGGCGACGGCCCGGCGCCTGGTGTGA
- a CDS encoding alpha/beta hydrolase encodes MSLMGTPFFVTTIALVVVALVLPLLVWSRIPGPKFVRFATRLLMLLFAQAAAITAVFVVVNDDNDLYDNWDDLLGTGNHVTSAAYLGADGTGGKKLKDLPKVVQKFTAVTDSLMGEGVRRTQLKGAVSGVSGEVYVWTPPQYDDPRFKDKKFPVVEVLPGFPGSAKAWFGSLKVNEQLKPMMERGEIQPFVIVAPRTTLLGGNVDTGCANTPGKINADTWLSFDVRKMVVDNFRVSDKPKAWGVAGYSAGAHCAAKLTIAHPDRFHAGVSLSGYNDPAGVPSSLTARTPDLRRANNPQRMLEGARTPPHVALFFSGGELDGYRAGMDVKKVAKPPTTVVVKKIPAAAGGHNTAVWKEQVPEVFRWLTKQLAP; translated from the coding sequence ATGAGCCTGATGGGAACGCCCTTCTTCGTGACCACGATCGCCCTGGTCGTGGTGGCGCTCGTCCTGCCGTTGCTGGTGTGGAGCAGGATCCCGGGCCCGAAGTTCGTCCGGTTCGCGACGCGGCTGCTGATGCTGCTCTTCGCCCAGGCGGCCGCGATCACCGCGGTCTTCGTGGTCGTCAACGACGACAACGACCTGTACGACAACTGGGACGACCTGCTCGGCACGGGCAACCACGTCACCTCGGCCGCCTACTTGGGAGCGGACGGCACCGGTGGCAAGAAGCTGAAGGACCTGCCGAAGGTCGTCCAGAAGTTCACGGCCGTCACCGACTCGCTCATGGGGGAGGGCGTCCGGCGGACGCAGCTCAAGGGCGCCGTCTCGGGCGTGAGCGGGGAGGTCTACGTCTGGACCCCGCCCCAGTACGACGATCCCCGGTTCAAGGACAAGAAGTTCCCCGTGGTGGAGGTGCTGCCCGGCTTCCCCGGTTCGGCGAAGGCGTGGTTCGGCTCCCTGAAGGTCAACGAGCAGCTCAAGCCCATGATGGAGCGGGGCGAGATCCAGCCCTTCGTCATCGTCGCGCCCCGCACCACCCTCCTCGGCGGCAACGTGGACACCGGCTGCGCCAACACTCCCGGCAAGATCAACGCCGACACCTGGCTCAGCTTCGACGTCCGCAAGATGGTCGTCGACAACTTCCGCGTCAGCGACAAGCCCAAGGCATGGGGTGTCGCCGGCTACTCGGCGGGCGCGCACTGCGCCGCCAAGCTCACCATCGCCCACCCCGACCGCTTCCACGCCGGAGTGAGCCTCTCCGGCTACAACGACCCCGCCGGTGTGCCCTCCTCGCTCACGGCCCGGACCCCCGACCTCCGCCGCGCCAACAACCCGCAGCGGATGCTCGAGGGGGCCAGGACGCCGCCGCACGTGGCGCTGTTCTTCTCGGGCGGCGAGCTGGACGGCTACCGGGCCGGTATGGACGTCAAGAAGGTGGCGAAGCCGCCGACCACCGTGGTGGTCAAGAAGATCCCGGCCGCCGCCGGCGGCCACAACACGGCCGTCTGGAAGGAGCAGGTCCCCGAGGTCTTCCGGTGGCTCACCAAGCAGCTCGCCCCGTGA